The region CAAATAAAATATCTCAGCCGCCTAGAACATTTGCTGAGTTAAAGCATTGGATAAAAGAGCACCCTGGAAAATTCACTTACCCTGAGCCAACGGACTTTACAGGAAATGCATTTTTACGTCACCTCCTTTACGAGTCAGTAGGCGGATCTGAAAAATTACTAGAACGAGGGTATGATCCACAATTTGTAAAAAATAAAGCAGAGAAAATGTGGACATATTTAAATGAAATCAAACCGTATTTGTGGCATAGGGGAGAAACGTATCCGAATTCTTTAACAGAACTTGATCGTCTATATAGTCAAGGAGAAGTATGGATGACAATGGGGTACAATGAAGCTCGAGCAGAAAGTCTAATAAAAAACGGAATATTTCCAAAATCTACTCGTTCTTTTGTGTTTGAATCTGGATCAATCGGTAATACACATTTTTTAGCTATTCCTTTTAACAGTCCAAATAAAGCCGGTGCGATGGTAACCATTAACTTTCTTCTATCCCCTAAAGCACAGTTAGAAAAGTTTCGTCCAACATATTGGGGAGAAGGCATGTCATTAGATCCGAGCAAGTTATCTGAACAAGACCAACAAGCATTAAACGAAATCAATCGTGGGAAATCAGTATTACCAACAGATATCTTAAAAAAGCACTTACTTCCAGAAGTAGATCCGCGTTACGTGGGATGGCTGAAGGAGAATTGGCTCCATGAAATTGTTCGGAAAAAGTAATTTGTTGTTTCTTCTTCCACCATTTATTTTAACAATTGCACTCGTTGGATACGGAGTGATCATGGCTATCTCAGAAAGTATACACAAGAACGAACAATTGACTTTCCAATATTATGTCGACGTATTCGCAAACGATATCTTTATTGCATCGC is a window of Geobacillus kaustophilus DNA encoding:
- a CDS encoding ABC transporter substrate-binding protein is translated as MKQLFALLLSIFIFLSACSTKELSSASEAKLLDKKWGQIEQEAKNTKVRIFMWGGDEGINHYMDEWVAPKLKKQYGITLERIPMDTHEFLQKLLNEKKAEKEKGTIDIIWINGENFKNAKENDLLFGPITNKLPNFQKYIDAHSLNIQYDFGTAVDGLEAPWGKVQFVFLYDANKISQPPRTFAELKHWIKEHPGKFTYPEPTDFTGNAFLRHLLYESVGGSEKLLERGYDPQFVKNKAEKMWTYLNEIKPYLWHRGETYPNSLTELDRLYSQGEVWMTMGYNEARAESLIKNGIFPKSTRSFVFESGSIGNTHFLAIPFNSPNKAGAMVTINFLLSPKAQLEKFRPTYWGEGMSLDPSKLSEQDQQALNEINRGKSVLPTDILKKHLLPEVDPRYVGWLKENWLHEIVRKK